From the genome of Aquila chrysaetos chrysaetos chromosome 8, bAquChr1.4, whole genome shotgun sequence:
tcccctgcccccaccccacgcGTGGCCCTCCCTCACCCCCGCGCTGCAGCCTCACACGCACGGGCGTGCGCACACGCACATGCCAATGCGCGCGCTCACTTCCATGCGTGCAAACGTGCGCACACACCTCCCTGCACGCACGCGTACATCCATGCGTGCACACCCACGCGCGAGTGTACGTCCATGCGCGCACATGTGCGTGCGTGCATACGTGCACGCGtacatgcacacgcacacaggTATGCGCAGACACGCACAGCCACCTCCCTGTATGCACCCACGCATGTGCAAGCACGCATCCATGTACGGACACGCGTGTAcgtgcacacatacacatgcaggTATACACACGCACGTGTACATGCATCCACACGCATGTGCATCCTCCTCCAGACAAGcacacatgtgcatgcacacactcGTGCAACCCATACACCCGTGCCCGCCCGTGCATGCAcatccccctccccgccccgtgCCCCACAGGTCGCCACCTGCACCGGGAGGtctgggggggggacggggacggggacgagGACACGGTGCCACCCCCGTGTCACCGTACCTTCGCCAGGGACCTTACTATTGGGCTCTCCATGATGCCGCGGAGGAAGATGAGGTCCAGGTCGGCGGCCCCCGGGGTGCCGGGGAGCCCCATCAGGTTGTCCAGGACCTGCtgcatggctggggggggggacacacagggacacggtgaaggggggggggacatggggacatgggggggggcagagcaggagagagcGGCAAAATGTGGGTGAATGTCAAACAGAGCGGGGGGTGCCCGTGCCCCAGGCCGTCCTGTCCCACTCCCTCCGGGGTTATGGGACCTGGCGGGGAATAAGGGGGACGGTGTGGGGGTCCCCTGGGAgcagggacccccccacacacctcgTTCTACAGGAAGGATAGACAAACGGACGTGCCTTGCCTGAGCCGGGGGGGCCGTGGGGCATCGCAGCCCCCGTGTAGGCAGGAGCCCCCCAACACCTCGTGGGGGGGGGGTAAGGTCTAATCCTGGctgcacagcccccccccgtgcctcagtttccccaactGAGAGCACCCCATCCCTGTGCAAAGAGCTCACCCACACACGGACctgctctccccccccctccaagccccccccccaagccccccgTACCTGCAGGGAGTTGCACTGTACCCCCAGTCCCTGCGGTGGGGGTCACAGagagctccccccccccgaagTCAGCACTTGGGGGGGGCTGCCCtggtgatgggggggggagaatattcctcaaccccccccccggggggggggggcaatccCACACCCAGTACATGCAGCAGCTGGGGGGCTTGCACTGCAAATGGGGGGGGTTGCACTGCAAATGGGGGGGTGCAATACAGCCGGGGGGGGTGCAGTGCAATGGGGGGGTGCAATGCAATGGGGGGGGATTTGCAATGCAAATATGGGTGTTGCAAtacagccggggggggggggggggcaatgcAAATGTGGGTGTTGCAAAACAGCCGGGGGGCGGCAATGCAATTGGGAGGGGGGGTCCAGTgcaattggggggggggtcccaatgcaattgggggggggggattgcgATGCATCTGGGGCTGCGATGCGAGCGGGAGCCGCTGCGCTGCGAGGAGAGGCAGCGCTGCAATGGCGGGGGATGCTCGCCATGCaaccgcgggggggggggggaaatttgCAATCCAGAGAGCCCCCCCATATCTAGGAGATCCCAGCGTGACCcaagacccccccccagcacccccgaATCCCCCATCTCCctacccccaccccaccccatccccaaaCACCCCCTGCCCACGCCAGCCTCCCTGCGTGGCATcacccccaccgcccccccccccgtgcccccccccgtggcccccccccccccccggtacctTGGGGGCCCAGGGGGGCGATAGCGGGGACCGGACCGGCCGGCGGGGACCCACCACCGGGGCCGCTCATGGCTGCGGGCGGCAGAGCCGGGCCtcccgcctgccccccccccccctccccggtccccccccccccaagatcCGGGTACCgcgccccccccggcccacgcGTGCAGACGGGGAGCCTTGCACACGCGTGTACAAGGGACCCATAGGACGGTGCCGCCGCGTCGGCTTCGGTGCGTGCAAACGCTTTGCACACCCGCGtgggcgggggagggggggaaggggggggggaattgtgCGTGGGTGTGCTCACGCAGGCGTGTGCGGCTGCTGCACACGCGGCTTTGCACGCTCACGCGTGTGCGCGGCTAAAGCCCTTAGGCGTGCACGCTCGTGCACAGCCTGGCGAGCCGCGGGCGCGCGCGTGCTCACACGCGCgtgcaggaccccccccccccccccgcacccgcACCCCACGCGTGCTCACGCTCGCGTGCAAACCCGCGGAGCGtgctctcccctcttccccccccccccccccgccttccccgTGCATGCACACCCCCGTACCCGCTCACCCCGGCTTGCACACCCGCGTGCGCACCCACACCCGCTCCCCCGTGCGTGCTCACccgtgggacccccccccccccctccccacgcacGCAGCCACGCAGCTTCCCGCGGCTTGGGGAGGGGAGAACAGCAGGGGCTCGGCCCCTTTaagggggcgggcgggcggggggcggggggggcgcgCGCGGGTCCGCGCTGTTGCCGTGGCaaccgcgggggggggggggcgcgcgcggggaggggagggggagcggaTTTAAAGGGACCGCGCCCCGCTCGTGTGCACACGCACCTGCACACGCGCGAACCGCGCGCACTCCCAGgagcgacccccccccccacccttcccctcCGCCTTGCACACGCGTGGCGCCAGGCCTGGGTGTGCACcgtgcacacgcgtgtgcagGCCCCGTGcacgcagccccccccccccggggctcccggCACGAGCCACCCCACTCCCACCTGCACCCCCACGCGCGCCCGAGGGGTGCTGGCACACGCGTGTGCAAGCCCCGGCCTGGTGAACACTCCCCCGTGGCGGTGCTGGGGACGCGTGACTGGCACGGACGGGGACGGCCGCGCGGGCGTGGGGCGGCCAGGCACGCCGGGGCACCCTCGTGCACGTGGGTGTGTGCTTACACACGCGTGTGCGAGCGCACCGCAGACGTGTGCAGGGACACACGaggccccccccagccccacattTTGTCCCACGGAGGGGGGGAACCCCCAGTGCTGACACCGACACTCAAGCGGTGGGGCATCCCACGCCATGTCCCAGCACCGGTGTCCCCAGTCCCAGCATCCTCAGTGTCCCCAGCACCAGTATTCCCAGTGCCCCCTCACCGGTGCCTCCACAGTGCCCAGCACAACCAGCATcagtgtccccagccccagtgccCTCAGTGTCCCCAgtaccagcagccccagccccagtgcccccagtgtccccagccccggtatccccagcacagccaccccctgtgcccccagtgtccccagcgtccccagcacagccatccccagtgtcccccagccccagcatccccagcacagccaccccCAGTACCAccagtgtccccagccccagtgtccccagcctCAGTGTCCCCAGCACAGCGACCCCCAGTGGCCCCAGCACAGCCGCCCCCAGCTCCAgtgtccccagcacagccaccccctgtgcccccagtgtccccagcgtccccagcacagccatcCCCAGTGCCGccagtgtccccagccccagtgtCCCCAACACAGCCacccccagtgtccccagccccagtgtccccagccccagtgtCCCCAATACAGCCACCCCCAGTGTCCCCCGCCCCAGTGTCCCCAACACAGCCACCCTCAgcgcccccagccccagtgtccccagcacagccaccccCAGTGCCGccagtgtccccagccccagtgtCCCCAACACAGCCACCCCCAgcgcccccagccccagtgtccccagcacagccaccccCAGTGCCGccagtgtccccagccccagtgtCCCCAACACAGCcacccccagtgcccccagccccagtgtcCCCCGTCCCAGTGTCCCCcgtcccagtgtccccagccccaccagccccagtgccccccaggcgtccccgtccccccgagcaggcagaggcaggaggtggCTGCAAGGGGGTTTATTGCTGGGGGGACCAGTCCGGCCCCGGGGCGATGGGTGCTGTGGGTGCcgtgggtgctgtgggtgctgtgggtgccGTGGGTGCCGTGGGTGCTGCACCCCGCCGGGCTCCTCTTCGCCCGCTCTGCCCCGGCAGCGTCCCTGCAGTGAGAGGGGGtcagcaccccagcaccccgcAGTGCCCCCCCGGAGCCTCCCCCCAACCCCACGTCCCCCACCCTGGGGCTCCCCCACCTCCACCCAGGATGATGCCtgttggggaaactgaggcacgggtggtgctggggggctCACCCAGCATccgtccccccgtcccccccctcGCAGCTCGGTCGCTGTGCAGACCCCCACCTGCCACCCCTCACCTGGGGGCTCAGCACCCTGCGGCACCGAAGGGCTCCTCGCACAGCACCCGGCTGCCCGACCGCTTGCCGTACCTGCGAGGGGGGAACACGTTACTGGGGGGCGGCGCCATGCAACGGGGAGCACGGTGcaacggggggggggagccggcTGCAGCGGAGGAGCGGGTTGCAGGGGAGCAGCGCGCCGCAACGGGGAACACGTCGCGATTGGGAGCGCGTGGCAACGGGAGCGCGTTGCAGCAGGGAGCGCGTTGCAGCGGGAATTGCACTGCAACAGGGAGCCGGTTGCAGCAGTTGAGCGGGTTGCAACGAGGCCGCACGGTGCAATGGTGTGCTGCGATGGGGGAACTCGTTGCGGAAgggagctggctgcagcaggagagcacgTTGCAACAGGTAGTGTGTTGCAACAAGGGAGTGCGCTGCAGTGGGGAGCGCATTGCAATGGGACGCGCACTGCAATGGGGAGCACGTGGCAACAGGAGCAAGTTGCAGCAGGGAGCACATTGCAGCGGGAATTGGACTGCAACAGGGAGCTGGTTGCAGCAGGAGAGCATGTTGCAACAAGGGAGTGTGCTGCAGTGGGGAGCACATTGCAATGGGATGCATGCTGCAATGGGGAGCGCGCTGCAGTGGGGAGCACGTTGCAATCGGAAGCGCATGGCAATGGGAGCAAGTTGCAGCAGGGAGCGCATTGCAGCGGGAATTGCACTGCAACAGGGAGCCGGTTGCAGCAGTTGGGCAGGTTGCAACGAGGCCGCATGGTGCAATGGTGTGCTGCAATGGGGGAACTCATTGCGGAAGGGAGCTGGTTGCAGCAGGAGAGCATGTTGCAACAGGTAGTGTGTTCCAACGAGGGAGTGTGCTGCAACGGGGAGCGCATTGCAGTGGGAAGCAGGCTGCAATGGGGACCGTGCAGCAGTGCGGAGTGTGTTGCAGCGGGAagtgtgctgcagcagggagtgCGTTGCAACGGGAAGTGCGCTGCAAAGGGGAGCACGCTGCAACGGGGAGCGCGTTGCAATGGGGAGCGCACTGCAAGGGGGAGCAACAAAGATCTGGTTGCAGCAGGTAAAAGGACTGCAACAGGTAGCGCTTTGCAACAAGGGCTGCGTTGCAATGGGGAATGCGTTGCAACAGGGAGTACGTTGCAATAGGGAGCACATTGCAACGGGGCAGCGCATCGCTACAGGGAGTACGTCGCAACGGGGAGCACGTCGCAACCGGGCAGCGCGTCACAGGGGTCCCGCAGCCGTTCGCCCCCGCCACCGCCTCGCCGCTCACCGGTGCCGCGTGACCACGTTGAGGTACTGCTGGAGGTCGTTGTAGAAGCGGACGAGGTCCTCGACGGGCGCATCGTCCCCGGGGTAGGTGGGCTGCGCAGGGCCGGCGGTGCCAGGGTGCCCGGCCAGCAGCGCCAGGGCGCAGgcgaggagcagcagggagggccAGCGGGGAGCCATGGCTGCACCGCACGCAGCGGCCTCAGGCTCCGCCGACGGCACCGCGCCGCACGCACGCCACCCGGCTGCACGCGCGCCGACACGCGCACACGCGTGTGCGCACgcggacaccccccccccccccccccccccccgccacgcgCCTTTGAGTCCGCGGCGCCGGGCACGCACCCAGGCGCGCGCGCCAAACCTCCGCTCCCGAGGCCGCGCGCCCCACGCGCGTGCACAGCCACGCACGCGCGCGCACCCCCTCGCACGCTCACGGACACCCGTCTCTGCTGCGGGAGCGCTCGCGCGCACACGCGCAAACCTTCCGCTCCTACAGCACACGCGCGCCGGCGTACACCCGTCTAGCGGCGCACGTGCACGCACCAACACGCACGCTCTCCCCGCTCCCGGGGTGCACGAAAAAGCtgcgcttcccccccccccccccccccccccagctcaccCTCAAGCGCACGGGCGCGTGCGTGCACGTTTCACACCCCTGCGCGCACGCGTGTGCACGCCCATTTCACACCCTCGTGCACGCCCCCGCCCCCTCGCACGCGTGCGCACCCCGTTTGGCACATCCTTGCGCGCTCCCgcaccccccccacccagccctcAGCACCTCGTCCCCCAGCGCGGGTGCTGCcacccacccccctccccagccccgtcccccccACGGGGACAAGTCCCCGGCCCCACTCACCTGCTTCCACGAGCGGTGACACGGAGACACGGCGAGACGGAGGGACGTGGCGAGACGGGGGGGGACGCCGCCGTCGACTCCTGGTGACACCGCTGCCACCGCGGTGCTGGCCCTTATATCCCCCCTTGTCCCCCCCGCTGATGTCACCCTGCCACACAGCACCTGTGGCCAGGTGGCCAcgtggccggggggggggacgggacagggGCCATCGAGGGGGACAGGGAccatcgggggggggggggtgacagggACACCTGGCCACTCGCATAGCCCTGGTTAATGTTTGACcttgggctgggggggggggtcccagcaggACCGAGGACACGGACCCGGGTGTCCGGCGTCGGTCCCCAGAGCATCTCAGCCCCACAGATGGACCGAGGGACGGGAGTGGGGACAGAGGGACGGGAGTGGGAACAGAGGGACAGGAGTGGGGACAGAGGGACGGGagtggg
Proteins encoded in this window:
- the LOC115344386 gene encoding pancreatic hormone, with protein sequence MAPRWPSLLLLACALALLAGHPGTAGPAQPTYPGDDAPVEDLVRFYNDLQQYLNVVTRHRYGKRSGSRVLCEEPFGAAGC